DNA from Yamadazyma tenuis chromosome 5, complete sequence:
TAGGAGAGATCTACGCCCGCATGTATTTGCTGCCTGATGCACCCCTCGTCGATCGGGATTTGGGGGATAAATGCCGATATTCCAGGCTCATCATCAGGCCAAAACCCGAAATCACCATATAGGGTTTCGGAATCTTATTCCGTAGGTAGAGTTTAAATCGACATACAAAATAACCATGCTCGAACCAAGAATTGGATAAGAAGCAAAGGCGCCAAAAAAGCTCCATAAGGCTAATACCCGGTATCCATTGTATCTGCAAGGTACCCTGACGATTGTAGTGTCAAATGGCAATGGGGTATGAATAACAAAATGCCATACTATGGTGGCGGATAAGGAGAAcaaaaaatcaaaactACAAGAGGCGGCATGCGAGTCCGGAAGGCTTGCGGCAGCTACCGCACCTGAAACGGGGCCTTCTAGGAAAAGGGATTTGTGCGATAGGTAATAGTGCATGATGCATACATGAATCTTTATAAAAACGGCAAATTAAAACATTCGCAAAAAGTAAAATAAATATGAATCGCTTACCATAAattaaaaaaaaaattgtATACCCAGATTTCATATAAATACTTCGAAATACCCCCTCAATTTATTGGCTGATCACATATATCGACCTTGACATAATGTTTTCCAAACCCATTTACAATAATATAAAGTATCCACAGCCTCAATACAATCGTCAACTGGCATCGATTACCCGACTTCCAAGCTTCAGTGAGGTGATAACGCAAATTCCTTTACCAACTGAATTCCCCTTAAGCAAACCAGCGGGCGTGAGTGTCACCCCTGTCAGTGTGACACCCGCCATAAGCATTACTCCTGGAATTGGAGCCCGTCTGCTTTCACCAGCTTCTCCCTACCCTGTGCTGTATTATTACAGTTATGGGTACGGAGCTCCAACGGTGGCTGCCGCTACAGCCCCTAGTGTGCTGCCTGCCAGGAGCGTGTCGCCCAAAACATTATTGCCCACTCCTCCCCCCACCATGACAGCTGtcacctccacctccactACCACTTCCACCGCCACCTCTCCAAAGGCCATTGGCTCTCCAGTGGTAATCCACAAACGCAAACATGTATGTAAGATCTGCTCTCGGTCCTTCACCACCTCCGGTCACTTGGCGCGTCACAACCGTATCCACACTGGTGAACGCAAGCACGTCTGCCCGTGGTCCAACTGCGATGCCCGCTTTGCTCGTCAAGATAATTGCATGCAACATTACAAAACACATACCAATGGCAAGAAACGCAAGAACAATTTGAGTTTCAAGAACAGgtccatcaactccaaaagTATCTAACGACATCACGACACCTTCTTTACTTTTTCTATATAAACTGAAGCTGGAGCTTCAATTGGGAATCTATGGTTATAGATGAGAAATGTACACTACGAACACCGTAATTATGTTTGGGCACTGCGGAGTGCTAGAGCTGGCATGCCGGGTTTTAAGGTGCAGCCTAATATCCAAGCATTCTGGCCGGTTTCATGCCGGTATGCCTTGGGCTCTCATAACAGGATAGACTGGGTTGGCTGCGGCGAGGTTTTTGTTGAGTGGGGCTTAAGACCGCAGGATCATTGACACTTAAACGCGCCTGCTGTTTCAAATAGTGTAAGCATTGATGGAGTAATTGCAATGGAAGTCATCGCAATAGAAATATCTCAAAATAGTATTGCGAGAATTCTGTTCAGAACTCAGCCAGCTTAATCCGAATGTCCCTACCGATGGCTGCAACCTTACCCTCGGTAACTGCAACATCTCAACGGCTCTGGTTCCCATCCCTGGCCAGCCCTGGTTCCCGTCCCTGAACAGCTCTGACTATTTGCTAATGCGACGTTTACATTATGCTGCGGGTGCTACCCTTTGAGGAAACTAGGTCCCAGTGGCACTGGAAGTCTCTCTGCTGGGCCGACAAGGCTCAAAAGACCCATagtgtttgtggatggtggtggttttgttgtGACAATGCCACGGCTTTTGTGACGTTATTTTGCTGTAAACGAACGAAATGTGCCGTGAAACCAGAATAGTTAGCTGCAAGTCTGGAGCCTATGCCAGCCGTGACGCAACCGACATGTGAATGGTAAGACAATGGGTGACCTACCATTACCTTAAAAACACTACGGAAAAACAATCATCCTCCTCACCAAACACCTCGAAAAGCTCTCAACCAGTTCCCGCATCAGCCTGTAACAGTGAGCTAATTTGTTTTTCGTGAGTTCCTAATAAGCCCTCGCAACCAGGATCAAACCCTGACAATTGACAAGCAAACAATAGGAGTTTTCACGGGAATCTCGTGCGATGGCCCTGGCATAAATTAGAACAATGGTAGGTCCAGACTACAATAAATCCCCCGTATTGGGCCATTAATAGGATGGTCGGTATTTTTCTATTGCAGAATGTTTCTTATGATAGCTAGACGGGCCCCTAAACTTGAATGGCAGTGTCGATCTACCCATTTCACCTAGACGACGATTTCATCCAGGATTTTATCAACTTTGGCTCAGATCTTTGGTTAGGAAGAGTAAATCCTAGATGCATGTAATCTTGTGACAGGTGTTGAATTTTGTTTCATCTTAAGCCAATGGCATTCTTGTCAATGGTATGAACCCCATCCTATACTGTTAAATTGATGGAAACCCACTGTCGTCTAATGCCTCTATGTAAAGTACTAAAAGGATTCAGATTACAAGTCTCCTATTGTCTACACGTAGACTCGTCAAATTTTATGCTCCTTACATCCAAGTATTATGCATTAAACGCAAATTTTAAAAACAATTGGTGGGATACGCATGGAACAAATTTTCTAGCAAACAATatttttccttcaactgcCAATCCTAACTCCTTCATTGGGCATAAACCACAGGTGGCAGCTACCCATCGGATCTCGAATTCCACTCTCCGCACTCCACTTTCCGCGCCTCAGTGGGGCATTTCAATGATTCCGCTGTCATTCCGCTGCTGATAACACTCTTTTAGGTTATACTTTTGGTTGCTACCATTAGAAGAGGTATACAGGCCGTCCACCACCTGCTGGGATAGGTAATAAATAAGCGCACATTAGCAGCTCCAACAACAGACTGCACTCACTCAAAAAATACTGGGAAAATAAATTGAAATTCTCTAGGGGTCGTGTCTTCCTCGAGCCCACCTCATATAATTACTGCTTGTCTCTTAAAACTAAAGAATAGCTATGATTGCATCGGTTAAATCGCCGTTTGCTAGATGTCAACGGTTATGCATGCCGCTTCCTGCACATTTACGCAAGAGCTCTGCGGCGGTTGGTGCAGGAACAGGAAGTTCCCACTACCATTCGGGGGAAACCCTATTCCTCCCATCCACTGTCTTGGCCTCCAATCATATATTTCTACATTTACTGATAGCCCAATCATATATATCATTAACCCAAGTACATTTCAATTAACGAGCCCAATTGTATTTTCGCTTCCATCGCTTCCATCGCTTGGCTCGCGTTTTTACTCGAGCATCGACCTCAAAGAAAAGGGGTCGCAATAAATCGGAATGACATCAGGCGGACCGGGGACAATCAACTCTAGATTTGGTTATGGTTACTTGGCGGGTGGTCCAGACGCACTAGGCATCCTCGGTTGGCATCTGGCTTGCCTAAATCGAGATGGGTCTAAACCTTAATTCCTTTTCGGTGGGGGTTTCGCCGACCCCACCGAAAGGacccccccccccccccccccaATCGGTGGATGGGTACCAGGACCACCGCAGGTACAGGCATTAATACAACCAGGCATTGGCAGAGAGGGGAACCAAGAAAGGGGGATGGTAGCCCTAAAAGTCCTCTGCCTCGGATCTCCCATACTTGGCAAATCATGGGCAAGCGAAATTATGTTTCCCCGTAACTAGCATATACTTACGTTTAGTCCATTGTGATTGCTTTGTTGTCTTTCGTTTAGATTTACAAACATCCCGGCTGGCTGCTTATTGTTTAGGGGACAACTGGTAGCGTCAAATGGGTAAAATGCGTGAGGTGCGTTCGTATTGGCTCCGAAAATAGCAGATTCTTAACTGGTCAAATTCACGCACTAGGTGATAAATTTCATGCATAGCCTGCCAATTTCATGCATATCCTGCCAATTTTCACGACGTTTCAAGGGTTTGGGGGTGCTTCTGGAATTTGAAGCATAATCGGGCGGTTTGTTTTTATTTGTCTTATTTTGGCGTCTAATCATAATAACTTTCATAAAAATTGGTGCCGTTCATCTCCTTGTCAAACGCGAATCGAAATCCGCTTACATAGAGATTCTGGAGGTTGATAGGCTCGTCTCCATCATTTATGTCCCCGTCAGTAATTTCAAAGCTCTCGGCGTTTCCCCGGTCCAATCTCACGAGCTTGTTAACAATACCCTGCAAATAGTGCACCATGCATATATCGAGATGAATAAACAATTGCCTGTATTGACAGGGGGCTTGGGTTGAGGAGGTGTCAAAGTATATTTCCCTGCCGTCGTTATATTCACTCTCATACACGGTTTGGAGACTACAACACTGAAACTGGATGGGAGCGAAGTGGTTGGTGTGAAAGTCCCAGTTTTGAAACCGCACCAGCCCGCACATATCAAAGTTGTTGCGAGCTAAATACCGGCATCGATAGTTTTGAGCCAACGAATTGAGGGTGATGGCATTGTTTAAGTCCTTCCAATAGTTCAGCAGCTCGTCAAAGTATTTGTGGAAATTTACAAAATCGTCAAGTTTTTCCAACCACACGCTGCAGTACCCGCATTTGCATCCATTCCACATTAGATTGTTCATGGGTTGCTCGTAGCACGacaacacctccaagtaGTTGGGGAGCACAAGGTTGATCTTGGGCGTCGCGAGGGTGTTGATGACGTTGACAAGCGTCTCGAGTACCTCGATTTTTTTCAAGTAGTTTCCTTCAAATTCGTCAACAATCTGCCCCGTGAGGGGAGGGTTGTaggaaattgaaagatAGCTGAGACTCCGAAACTCGTTGGCATGGAGACTGAGCCATTCGATGAGTTTGAGGTCGGTTTTCTCGTTCCTATTGTGGTCGTATAAGTCGGGCTGCACAATAGAAAGCTTCTGGAGCCTGTACAAGTCTatggatttggtgatgaagtcCAAATTCGTGTGCGGATCGAGTGACACTTCAAGGTTTTTGAGATGCTGCATGTCTATTACCGACAACTCAGTGTTTCTGTCGATGTTGATGCTTGTAGGGAAGATCTTAAGGgagtttttcttcaaatatgAGAAGAACAGCGGGTTTTGTATCACATAAGACCGTTTTTTCAGGAAAAATAGTTGCTTTTGCTCGCAATGGCCGGTGCGGATATCGAGTTCGTCGATatctttgaaatcagagaCGTGGTCGACGATtatggagttgaaggagatttTGCTCTTTAAATACTTGCGGAGTTTGTCGTTCTCGACATAAACATTGGCGGAAATCTTGCCCAAAAGTTGGACTATTTCGTTGTCCACAGCCTGATTGAAGGTATCGAACACACTCACTTTCTTGACAAGGTTTGGTAAGTCAGAATTGATGGATAAGGCGGAGTTCAAAGCGCTCAAGCGAACCTCGACCATCTTAAGGTTCTTTACTGTGTCATGGCACTGTGAAAGCCCACAAATAACGGTCTTGTCGTTAAAACTAAGTTTGCGATGGGTTTTGGGAACAAGCGAGCATGTCAGAAACACCACGATTTCACGGTACAACTTAGCGAGACACGGGCTATAGAACTGGTAGTTTGTGCATGCAAGATTTACCAACGATGTGGGGTCCACGTATTCAAGAACCCGATCCAATATTACCGGTGATAGCTGAGTTAACATGATATTTGGCAATAGTAGTTCCCcaacattttcaaactgCGAGGGCTACGCGACATCTTATAATCGTCCCACGACATTGTCCGGAAATCGTCGAACCGGCAAAACCACCCATACTCAATGGGCAGTATTAACAACCACCCAGATGGTTATGGCGAGCTATAGATTAGGTTAGTCAATTTTTTGTGATTTTTGGGGGTTGTATTCGAAGCGTATTTGTGAATTTTACAAAAAGGACGGAGATAGAGCGAGACTCAGAATTAAACAAGTCCCAGAAACCTGAGAGGAGTAAGAAAATCGGAAGAAACAAAGTCCATCTACATGATTCATAGTCCTGACTTTCGGAGATAAACTGACTATGGGTGCAACTATCGGAAAATGAGTTGCACCCAAAG
Protein-coding regions in this window:
- the NRG1 gene encoding transcriptional repressor (COG:S; EggNog:ENOG503P6MW); protein product: MFSKPIYNNIKYPQPQYNRQSASITRLPSFSEVITQIPLPTEFPLSKPAGVSVTPVSVTPAISITPGIGARSLSPASPYPVSYYYSYGYGAPTVAAATAPSVSPARSVSPKTLLPTPPPTMTAVTSTSTTTSTATSPKAIGSPVVIHKRKHKRKNNLSFKNRSINSKSI
- a CDS encoding uncharacterized protein (EggNog:ENOG503NZUU; COG:S) — encoded protein: MLTQLSPVILDRVLEYVDPTSLVNLACTNYQFYSPCLAKLYREIVVFSTCSLVPKTHRKLSFNDKTVICGLSQCHDTVKNLKMVEVRLSALNSALSINSDLPNLVKKVSVFDTFNQAVDNEIVQLLGKISANVYVENDKLRKYLKSKISFNSIIVDHVSDFKDIDELDIRTGHCEQKQLFFSKKRSYVIQNPSFFSYLKKNSLKIFPTSINIDRNTELSVIDMQHLKNLEVSLDPHTNLDFITKSIDLYRLQKLSIVQPDLYDHNRNEKTDLKLIEWLSLHANEFRSLSYLSISYNPPLTGQIVDEFEGNYLKKIEVLETLVNVINTLATPKINLVLPNYLEVLSCYEQPMNNLMWNGCKCGYCSVWLEKLDDFVNFHKYFDESSNYWKDLNNAITLNSLAQNYRCRYLARNNFDMCGSVRFQNWDFHTNHFAPIQFQCCSLQTVYESEYNDGREIYFDTSSTQAPCQYRQLFIHLDICMVHYLQGIVNKLVRLDRGNAESFEITDGDINDGDEPINLQNLYVSGFRFAFDKEMNGTNFYESYYD